One window of the Nitrospirota bacterium genome contains the following:
- a CDS encoding peptidoglycan DD-metalloendopeptidase family protein: MLLYSIQEAIKQIRSNKYTTISAAGIISIILLVFGLFLLSIHNLNIFADTLKSDMEVVAFSSGNETDEHLMDVKSEIGKMHETEAVVFISKDDAIGMFARDLTSFQGVIKGLKDNPLPDAFRIKLVPDSRNPDAMRNFSEKLRRINGIDDVEYGKEWVERLNALVTVLRVLSLIVGGIMLLLVLFIVSNVIKLTFLMRRDEIEIMQLAGATRLFIRIPYIVEGGILGLISAGSSVVILYGIYRIIIYKIPSTVYVWLGGLEFSFISLMGVISILITGVIVGCFGSWTSIGRLTGIALFLILCLNITHIHEVEGKEVQVIEKEIEQSQKKLLDVDKKIKERKKATKKAVEEEKRVKSKLQSKEINLGSKKQELKKVSRDIIKKKEEIMTVHENVESLSSDLDRKKMELSGVVKEIYKSYMWRHSGSAELLLSSADYNDYKIRLKYQDSLIGEANRIMTSLNDDIGELNSRLSSLNRRHQNLMLAKGNIVQDKATIERDIRQDKQQLVGIQRKKAEYEEEIRRLTSASAALKKLISSYEKERSHDLPVAGTGFGRSKGQLTWPLEGDVISSFGRQRHPEFDAYVFKKGIEIAARGSRDIRAAFDGVVAYADWLQGYGLTLIIDHGNSYYSIYGHASKINVSRGGKVKKGQIVAVAGRGNNAGRDGIYFELRHQGEVIDPIAWLAKG; the protein is encoded by the coding sequence ATGCTTTTATACAGCATCCAGGAAGCAATAAAACAGATCAGATCCAACAAATACACTACCATATCAGCCGCCGGTATAATTTCAATAATCCTTCTGGTATTCGGACTATTTCTCCTGTCAATTCATAATCTGAATATTTTTGCAGATACACTGAAGAGTGATATGGAGGTAGTGGCATTTTCTTCGGGAAATGAGACAGATGAACATCTCATGGACGTCAAGTCTGAAATTGGGAAGATGCATGAGACGGAGGCTGTTGTTTTTATCTCAAAAGATGATGCTATTGGCATGTTTGCGAGGGATCTGACCAGTTTTCAGGGCGTCATTAAAGGCTTGAAGGATAATCCTTTGCCTGATGCATTCAGGATAAAATTAGTTCCTGATTCCAGAAACCCGGATGCCATGCGCAATTTTTCTGAGAAGTTGAGGAGGATTAACGGTATTGATGATGTTGAATATGGCAAGGAATGGGTGGAAAGGCTGAATGCACTTGTAACCGTATTGAGGGTGCTGAGCCTTATTGTCGGTGGAATAATGCTTCTGCTGGTATTGTTTATCGTTTCTAATGTTATAAAGCTGACATTCCTGATGAGACGGGATGAGATTGAGATAATGCAGCTTGCAGGAGCTACGAGGCTTTTTATCAGGATACCATATATTGTTGAGGGGGGTATATTGGGGTTGATTAGCGCAGGTAGTTCTGTAGTCATATTATACGGTATTTACAGGATTATAATCTATAAGATTCCGTCAACTGTGTACGTGTGGCTTGGTGGTCTTGAATTCAGTTTTATTTCATTAATGGGAGTCATTTCAATTCTAATCACTGGTGTTATCGTGGGCTGCTTTGGGAGCTGGACATCAATAGGGAGGCTGACGGGTATAGCTTTATTTTTGATTTTATGTTTAAATATTACCCATATACATGAGGTTGAGGGTAAGGAGGTTCAGGTAATTGAGAAAGAGATAGAACAGAGCCAGAAGAAGTTGCTTGATGTAGATAAAAAGATTAAGGAAAGGAAAAAAGCCACTAAAAAGGCGGTTGAAGAAGAAAAGAGGGTTAAAAGCAAGCTTCAAAGTAAGGAAATAAACCTGGGAAGCAAAAAGCAGGAGCTTAAAAAGGTAAGCAGGGATATTATAAAGAAAAAGGAGGAGATCATGACTGTGCACGAAAATGTAGAGTCATTGTCTTCTGATCTGGACAGAAAAAAAATGGAATTATCCGGAGTTGTCAAGGAGATTTATAAGTCATACATGTGGAGGCACAGCGGTTCTGCGGAGCTTCTATTGTCATCTGCCGACTATAATGATTATAAGATACGGTTAAAATATCAGGATAGTCTGATTGGTGAGGCCAACCGAATAATGACAAGCCTGAATGATGACATAGGAGAGCTGAACAGCAGGTTGTCATCATTAAACCGGAGACACCAGAATCTCATGCTTGCAAAGGGTAACATTGTTCAAGACAAGGCGACCATTGAACGTGATATCAGACAGGACAAACAGCAGCTTGTCGGCATTCAAAGGAAAAAGGCAGAGTATGAAGAAGAAATACGGCGTCTTACATCTGCGTCAGCAGCCCTCAAAAAACTTATTTCATCATACGAAAAGGAGCGCAGCCATGATCTGCCTGTTGCAGGGACCGGTTTTGGCAGGAGTAAGGGGCAGTTGACATGGCCTCTTGAGGGAGATGTCATATCCTCATTTGGCCGGCAGAGGCATCCGGAGTTTGATGCATATGTTTTTAAGAAGGGTATAGAGATTGCTGCCAGGGGCTCAAGGGATATCAGGGCTGCATTTGACGGTGTTGTAGCGTATGCAGACTGGCTTCAGGGCTATGGGCTCACACTTATAATTGATCATGGAAACAGTTATTATTCAATTTACGGACATGCATCAAAGATTAATGTTTCAAGAGGCGGAAAAGTGAAGAAAGGACAGATTGTGGCTGTTGCCGGAAGAGGTAATAATGCAGGCAGAGATGGCATATACTTTGAACTCAGGCATCAGGGAGAGGTTATAGACCCTATTGCCTGGCTTGCAAAAGGGTGA
- the metF gene encoding methylenetetrahydrofolate reductase [NAD(P)H], which produces MKISRLLNNKPPLFSFEFFPPKSPEGEKNLYETIKNLRRLEPAFVSVTYGAGGSTREKTVDLVIRIKHELGIEPMAHLTCVNSSEKEINSILSKLRDQGIENILALRGDIPQQEGLDRGHEAFHHSNELIMHIVKNYDFCIGAAAFPEGHKESRSLEEDTNCMKMKAEAGADFFITQLFFDNRYYFELIERTQKIGLAIPVIPGIMPITSVDQIERFTSLCGATIPVDLKNRLESASDNPAAVMDIGIRYATDQCRELLKRGVPGIHFYTLNRSPATIAILRELKMM; this is translated from the coding sequence ATGAAAATAAGCAGGCTCCTGAATAATAAGCCTCCCCTGTTTTCTTTTGAGTTTTTTCCGCCTAAAAGTCCTGAGGGCGAAAAAAACCTGTATGAGACTATCAAAAACCTGCGCAGGCTGGAACCCGCATTTGTGTCCGTAACTTACGGAGCAGGTGGAAGTACAAGGGAAAAGACTGTTGACCTTGTAATAAGGATTAAACATGAACTGGGTATTGAGCCTATGGCACACCTTACCTGTGTGAACAGCTCAGAAAAAGAAATAAACAGCATTTTGTCAAAACTGCGGGACCAGGGCATAGAGAACATACTTGCACTGAGAGGGGACATCCCACAGCAGGAGGGGCTTGACAGAGGGCATGAGGCCTTCCACCACTCCAATGAATTAATAATGCACATAGTTAAAAACTACGACTTCTGCATCGGTGCAGCGGCCTTTCCTGAAGGACATAAGGAGAGCAGGAGTCTCGAGGAAGATACAAACTGCATGAAGATGAAGGCAGAGGCAGGGGCGGATTTTTTCATAACTCAACTTTTCTTTGATAACAGGTACTACTTTGAGCTTATTGAGCGGACTCAAAAGATCGGGCTTGCCATACCGGTTATACCGGGCATAATGCCTATCACGAGTGTGGACCAGATTGAACGCTTTACATCATTATGCGGAGCCACAATACCGGTGGACCTGAAAAACAGGCTCGAATCTGCAAGTGATAATCCGGCGGCTGTAATGGACATAGGCATCAGATATGCGACAGATCAATGCCGGGAGCTTCTGAAAAGAGGAGTCCCTGGAATACATTTCTACACACTGAACCGCTCCCCGGCAACTATTGCAATATTGAGAGAGTTAAAGATGATGTAA
- the trxA gene encoding thioredoxin, whose protein sequence is MGNVSAVTKDTWDAEVLQAKGLVVVDFWAVWCGPCRMVSPIVDELAKDYEGRARIVKLNTDENPEIASRYQIMGIPTIMFFKDGKGVDKLVGALSKVQYKEKIDSLLAS, encoded by the coding sequence ATGGGAAATGTAAGCGCGGTTACAAAAGATACATGGGATGCTGAGGTATTGCAGGCAAAGGGACTGGTGGTCGTAGATTTCTGGGCAGTCTGGTGTGGTCCCTGCAGAATGGTCTCACCTATCGTTGACGAACTTGCAAAAGATTATGAAGGCAGGGCCAGGATTGTAAAACTCAATACCGATGAAAACCCGGAGATTGCAAGCCGTTATCAGATTATGGGCATACCTACAATAATGTTTTTTAAAGACGGTAAGGGCGTTGATAAATTAGTCGGGGCTCTGTCTAAAGTTCAGTATAAGGAAAAGATAGATTCCCTTTTAGCATCCTGA
- a CDS encoding S41 family peptidase, which translates to MKKQRVRTGVVVLLFLLLAGVWVIFGKGFGNPVFGGESYENLRVFAEALSLVEKNYVDETKTKDLVYGAIKGMLSELDPHTSFMSPESYKEMQVDTKGEFGGLGIQIGMKDKKLVVIAPIEDTPAWRAGIKAGDHIFKIDDTVTKDLDMEDAVNKMRGPKDTKVKLTIVREGEKEPLEFTIVRDIIKIKSIKHKVIEGDIGYVRITQFQERTGEDLRKALDDLDKQKIKSLIIDMRNNPGGLLKVAIQVSELFLREGKLVVSVKGRNDEKEEYLASEAHAREDYPIVVLVNEGSASASEIVAGALQDWGRAVVLGTQTFGKGSVQTVFTLSDGSGMRLTTAKYYTPKGISIQNTGITPNIVVKPASGRDEADGKFIREKDLKKHLKNEMIDEDLDSGAKPSDKDRGSGNGDNVTEQPQEGDIEKQDYQLQRAVDLLKGWNIFKGIAPSETQAKSAR; encoded by the coding sequence ATGAAAAAGCAGAGGGTGAGAACAGGGGTTGTCGTATTATTGTTTCTACTCCTGGCCGGTGTGTGGGTAATATTCGGGAAGGGCTTCGGGAACCCTGTATTCGGTGGTGAGAGCTATGAAAATCTCAGGGTCTTTGCAGAGGCGCTGTCGCTTGTAGAAAAAAACTATGTAGATGAAACGAAGACAAAGGACCTTGTTTACGGGGCAATCAAGGGAATGCTTTCAGAACTTGACCCTCATACCAGTTTTATGTCGCCTGAAAGTTACAAGGAAATGCAGGTTGATACCAAGGGGGAATTTGGCGGATTAGGCATACAGATAGGTATGAAAGACAAGAAACTTGTAGTCATTGCACCAATTGAAGACACCCCTGCATGGCGGGCCGGTATCAAAGCAGGCGATCATATTTTCAAGATAGATGACACTGTAACAAAGGATCTTGATATGGAAGATGCCGTCAATAAGATGCGGGGTCCGAAGGATACAAAGGTAAAACTGACAATCGTGAGGGAGGGCGAGAAAGAACCGCTTGAATTTACTATCGTAAGGGACATTATCAAGATAAAGAGCATTAAACACAAGGTAATTGAGGGGGATATCGGTTATGTGCGAATTACTCAATTTCAGGAGCGTACGGGAGAAGATCTGAGAAAGGCTCTTGACGACCTTGATAAACAGAAAATCAAGTCACTCATCATAGATATGAGGAACAATCCAGGAGGATTGCTGAAGGTGGCAATCCAGGTTTCTGAATTGTTTCTCAGGGAAGGTAAGCTTGTTGTCTCTGTAAAAGGCAGGAATGACGAGAAGGAAGAATATCTGGCCTCTGAAGCACATGCCAGGGAAGATTATCCTATTGTTGTGCTTGTTAATGAGGGGAGTGCAAGCGCTTCAGAAATTGTTGCCGGCGCTCTTCAGGATTGGGGAAGGGCTGTTGTGTTAGGGACTCAGACGTTCGGCAAGGGGTCTGTTCAGACAGTGTTTACGCTAAGTGATGGTTCCGGGATGAGGCTTACTACAGCAAAGTATTATACGCCAAAGGGTATATCCATTCAGAATACTGGAATCACTCCGAACATTGTAGTCAAGCCGGCATCAGGGCGTGATGAAGCGGATGGCAAATTTATCAGGGAAAAAGACCTGAAAAAGCACCTGAAGAATGAGATGATTGATGAAGATTTGGATAGTGGAGCGAAACCTTCAGACAAAGACAGGGGAAGTGGTAATGGTGATAATGTAACTGAACAACCTCAGGAAGGTGATATTGAAAAGCAGGATTATCAGCTGCAAAGGGCTGTGGATTTATTAAAAGGCTGGAATATTTTTAAAGGAATTGCGCCTTCAGAAACGCAGGCAAAATCTGCCAGATAG
- the panB gene encoding 3-methyl-2-oxobutanoate hydroxymethyltransferase yields MTVPDIRRRKHDGRKITMLTAYDCTFARLIDEAGIDIVLVGDSLGTVVQGYPTTLHVTMDEMIYHTRIASRGVQNALVVGDMPFMSYQTSVSDAVRNAGRFLKEGSAAAVKIEGGSAVIDKIRAIISSGIPVMGHLGLLPQSVHQMGGYKVQGREDSSAEKILSDAAMLEDAGVFAVVLEGIPAGLASKITNTLTIPTIGIGAGAQCGGQVLVINDLLGLSPQPVPRFVRQYAAMRNICTDAVKRFKEDVENGIFPSADESY; encoded by the coding sequence ATTACTGTACCGGACATACGTCGAAGAAAGCATGATGGCCGGAAGATTACCATGCTTACGGCATATGACTGCACCTTTGCCAGGCTGATTGATGAAGCCGGCATTGACATTGTCCTTGTCGGAGACTCACTCGGAACTGTTGTGCAGGGTTATCCAACGACATTGCATGTCACAATGGATGAGATGATATATCATACCAGGATTGCTTCAAGGGGGGTTCAAAATGCCCTTGTTGTAGGGGACATGCCTTTTATGTCATATCAGACGTCAGTATCAGATGCGGTGCGAAATGCCGGAAGGTTTCTTAAAGAAGGCTCGGCAGCAGCAGTCAAGATTGAAGGAGGATCTGCTGTTATAGACAAAATCAGGGCAATAATTTCATCAGGAATTCCGGTTATGGGACATCTGGGTCTTCTTCCCCAGTCAGTCCATCAAATGGGCGGGTATAAGGTGCAGGGGAGGGAGGATTCCTCTGCAGAGAAGATTCTGAGTGATGCAGCAATGCTTGAAGATGCCGGAGTCTTTGCAGTTGTACTTGAGGGCATTCCGGCAGGTCTCGCATCAAAAATTACAAATACGCTGACCATACCCACTATTGGAATCGGCGCCGGGGCCCAATGTGGCGGTCAGGTGCTTGTCATAAATGATCTTCTTGGTTTGTCTCCTCAGCCTGTACCCAGATTTGTAAGACAATATGCCGCAATGAGGAATATATGCACTGATGCAGTAAAACGCTTTAAGGAAGATGTAGAAAACGGCATATTTCCTTCCGCTGACGAGAGTTACTGA
- a CDS encoding ATP-binding cassette domain-containing protein encodes MIQFRNITKSYRGIPVIKDFTCSVEKGEFAFICGPTGSGKSTLLKLLMCIEKCDSGSVMFMDEDLTTVKESRIPFIRRSIGFIFQDGRLLSNKNVFENIALVLKVCGHNKKEIDYRVSEALRLVGMSDKIYSYPYSLSGGELQKVAAARAIVNDPVLLLADEPAGSLDADSSLEIYNIFNKINSTGTTVIVATHNLGTAEKTGKRIIRLTQ; translated from the coding sequence GTGATACAGTTTCGCAATATAACAAAATCGTACAGAGGTATACCGGTAATTAAGGATTTTACCTGTTCCGTTGAAAAAGGAGAATTTGCATTTATTTGCGGGCCTACAGGTTCCGGCAAGAGTACCCTGCTGAAACTGCTTATGTGTATAGAAAAATGCGATTCGGGTTCCGTCATGTTTATGGACGAAGATCTCACCACAGTAAAGGAGTCACGTATCCCCTTTATTAGAAGGAGCATAGGATTTATTTTTCAGGATGGAAGACTCCTGTCCAATAAGAACGTATTTGAAAATATTGCGCTTGTGCTGAAGGTCTGCGGCCACAATAAAAAGGAGATTGATTACAGGGTAAGTGAAGCCCTGAGGCTTGTCGGGATGAGTGATAAGATTTACTCATATCCATACAGCCTATCGGGAGGGGAATTGCAGAAGGTAGCTGCAGCAAGGGCTATTGTAAATGATCCAGTACTATTGCTGGCAGATGAGCCTGCAGGCAGCCTTGATGCAGATAGTTCTCTTGAGATATACAACATCTTTAATAAAATTAATAGTACGGGTACGACAGTTATAGTTGCCACGCATAACCTGGGAACAGCCGAAAAGACAGGAAAACGGATAATCAGATTGACCCAATAA
- the recN gene encoding DNA repair protein RecN — MLRALRIKDLAIIDELNLEFTEGFAVFTGETGAGKSIIVDALDLLTGGRGSADVIRDSCDEAIVEGVFYSEVPEQNQYKLKLNKYGIEDNGQELLVRRCISRSGRNRLYINGVLSTLSVLSDLCSQLIDIHGQHEHQSLLNKETHVNYLDAFGKLTELRGRFAERFRTLDDLQRRLSMLEDNIIRKKEREDLIRFQQAEIKTASLRIGEDTDLAAERNILDNSQNLSALSHDAYCILYENDESVLALLSRAERLLSDISCIDQGMTGTAELVRTSRVNIKEASEGIRRFLDRIRHDPERLERVNERIYLIDKMKKKYGPAIEDILSLQERLERDLKSIESIDHDVSLITEEIGIVRKDVCALADELSEKRKDAAGRFEKEVMSELSSLAMEKTGFVINIEDTPLSQDGVDSVEFMIANMNEGPRQLTRVASGGELSRILLAIKSRIHSINCAQTLIFDEVDAGIGGRVAEEVGKRLKSLSGGNQLFCVTHLPQIAAFADSHFHVEKVVAGERAVTRVRLLDREERIEEISRMLGGSEKTGTALRYAEEMINRVTDGNEPGPAKNRICSQH, encoded by the coding sequence ATGCTCAGGGCATTGAGGATTAAAGACCTTGCCATTATTGATGAGCTTAATCTTGAATTCACTGAAGGTTTTGCCGTATTTACTGGTGAAACAGGAGCAGGCAAGTCAATAATTGTTGATGCGCTCGACCTGCTGACCGGCGGCAGAGGCTCTGCGGACGTTATCCGGGACAGTTGTGACGAGGCCATTGTAGAAGGTGTTTTCTACAGCGAAGTCCCTGAGCAAAATCAGTATAAGTTAAAATTAAACAAGTATGGAATTGAGGATAACGGTCAGGAACTTCTTGTGAGGCGGTGTATCAGCAGGAGCGGCAGGAACCGCCTGTATATCAACGGGGTCTTGTCAACTCTTTCAGTCCTGAGTGATCTGTGCAGTCAGTTGATTGACATACATGGCCAGCATGAGCACCAGTCTTTGCTGAATAAAGAGACGCACGTTAATTATCTGGATGCGTTCGGCAAGTTGACAGAACTGAGGGGCAGGTTTGCAGAAAGGTTCAGAACGCTTGATGACCTTCAGCGACGCCTCAGCATGCTTGAGGACAATATTATCAGGAAGAAGGAAAGAGAGGATCTGATAAGATTTCAGCAAGCAGAGATTAAGACCGCTTCACTCAGGATTGGTGAAGACACTGATCTTGCCGCGGAACGCAATATCCTTGACAATTCTCAAAATCTCTCAGCTTTAAGTCATGATGCATACTGTATTCTTTATGAAAACGACGAGTCAGTGCTTGCATTGCTCAGCAGGGCAGAACGTTTGTTGTCTGATATATCATGTATTGATCAAGGGATGACCGGTACTGCTGAGCTGGTCAGGACATCCAGGGTAAATATTAAAGAGGCATCCGAAGGCATAAGGAGGTTTTTGGACAGGATCAGGCATGATCCGGAGAGATTGGAAAGAGTTAATGAACGCATATATCTCATTGACAAAATGAAGAAGAAATATGGTCCTGCCATTGAAGATATTCTGTCTCTACAGGAGAGGCTTGAAAGGGATCTGAAATCTATTGAGTCAATAGACCATGATGTCTCGCTCATCACTGAAGAGATCGGGATAGTGCGTAAGGATGTATGCGCGCTTGCAGATGAGCTTTCAGAAAAGAGGAAGGATGCTGCGGGCAGGTTTGAAAAAGAGGTTATGAGTGAATTATCCAGTCTTGCCATGGAGAAGACAGGATTCGTGATTAATATTGAGGATACTCCCTTATCTCAGGATGGCGTTGATTCAGTAGAATTCATGATCGCAAATATGAATGAGGGACCCAGGCAATTGACAAGGGTGGCGTCAGGCGGCGAGCTTTCAAGGATACTCCTTGCTATCAAGAGCAGGATTCATTCCATTAATTGTGCTCAGACTCTTATATTCGATGAGGTTGATGCCGGTATCGGCGGCAGGGTAGCTGAGGAGGTAGGCAAAAGGCTTAAGTCACTGTCAGGCGGCAATCAGTTATTTTGTGTAACTCATCTCCCTCAGATTGCTGCGTTCGCTGATTCGCATTTCCATGTGGAAAAGGTTGTTGCAGGTGAAAGGGCAGTGACAAGGGTGAGGCTGCTGGACCGGGAGGAAAGGATTGAAGAAATAAGCCGGATGCTTGGAGGAAGTGAAAAAACGGGAACTGCATTAAGGTATGCTGAAGAGATGATTAACAGGGTTACTGACGGAAATGAACCAGGGCCGGCAAAAAACAGGATATGCTCGCAACATTAA
- a CDS encoding 5-formyltetrahydrofolate cyclo-ligase, with protein sequence MLATLKKEIRHQVLTKRDNLTTEERINLSRKICNNLMSLDEFKKADTVHFFLTIKSEVITEEAVRKSLLLGKDVVVPVTDRRQRRLLLSRLSDYDRDLMLMHHGIHEPRPEAIRHIDLKDVDLMVLPGVAFDQTGHRLGYGAGYYDRLLEAEHTRPVLTALAFELQMVDYIPVGLHDVEVDMIVTEDRVIRCKQCRPSEPA encoded by the coding sequence ATGCTCGCAACATTAAAAAAGGAGATCAGGCATCAGGTATTGACAAAGCGTGACAACCTGACCACAGAAGAGAGAATCAATCTTAGCCGGAAAATATGCAATAATCTAATGAGTCTTGATGAATTTAAGAAGGCTGATACAGTACATTTTTTTCTTACAATAAAGAGTGAGGTCATAACAGAGGAGGCCGTACGGAAGTCATTGCTGCTGGGTAAGGATGTTGTAGTGCCTGTGACAGACAGAAGGCAAAGACGCCTGCTGCTTTCAAGATTGTCAGATTATGACAGGGACCTGATGCTCATGCACCATGGTATCCATGAACCCAGACCTGAAGCCATAAGGCATATTGACCTTAAAGATGTGGATCTCATGGTGCTTCCGGGTGTTGCATTTGATCAGACGGGTCACAGGCTTGGTTATGGTGCAGGTTATTACGACAGACTTCTCGAAGCTGAACATACAAGACCGGTACTGACGGCCCTCGCTTTTGAACTGCAGATGGTTGACTATATCCCGGTAGGGCTGCATGATGTAGAAGTGGACATGATAGTAACTGAAGATCGCGTAATACGTTGTAAGCAGTGCAGGCCTTCAGAGCCGGCATGA
- the folD gene encoding bifunctional methylenetetrahydrofolate dehydrogenase/methenyltetrahydrofolate cyclohydrolase FolD produces MSAKIIDGKSVARHIIENIAKEVNKLRHEGIHPGLAVVLVGNNPASMVYVRNKGEACRSAGIYSEEHRLPEDASEDELLRLIERLNNDNKINGILVQLPLPERINKDNVLKAISPEKDVDGFHEINMGRLITGQDGLVPCTPLGIIKLLDHYHITVEGKNAVIVGRSNIVGKPVALMLLNRNATVTICHTRTKNMQEVCRQADILIAAVGRSHMISGDMIKEGAVVVDVGINRQADGKLAGDVDFERASEKASWITPVPGGVGPMTIAMLLYNTVKAARHMAGKQ; encoded by the coding sequence ATGTCAGCAAAGATTATTGATGGAAAGTCAGTAGCAAGGCATATCATAGAAAATATAGCAAAAGAGGTTAATAAACTCAGGCACGAGGGTATTCACCCGGGTCTTGCAGTAGTGCTTGTGGGAAACAATCCTGCTTCTATGGTTTATGTAAGAAATAAGGGAGAGGCCTGCCGGTCTGCTGGCATCTATTCGGAAGAGCACAGACTTCCTGAGGATGCATCAGAGGACGAGTTGCTTCGCCTTATTGAAAGGCTTAATAACGACAACAAAATTAATGGCATACTGGTGCAGCTTCCTCTTCCGGAACGGATTAATAAAGATAATGTGCTGAAAGCAATTTCTCCTGAGAAGGATGTGGATGGTTTTCATGAAATCAACATGGGGAGGCTGATTACCGGACAGGATGGGCTTGTACCATGTACTCCGCTTGGAATTATCAAATTGCTTGATCATTATCATATAACCGTTGAAGGGAAAAATGCCGTTATAGTAGGCAGAAGCAACATAGTAGGCAAGCCGGTAGCGCTTATGCTCCTGAACAGAAATGCGACTGTTACAATATGCCATACAAGGACTAAAAACATGCAGGAGGTTTGCAGGCAGGCGGATATCCTGATAGCAGCGGTCGGACGTTCTCACATGATATCAGGCGATATGATAAAGGAAGGGGCTGTGGTTGTTGATGTTGGAATCAACAGGCAGGCTGACGGCAAGCTGGCTGGAGACGTTGATTTTGAACGTGCATCAGAAAAGGCGTCATGGATAACTCCGGTCCCGGGCGGAGTAGGGCCTATGACGATAGCAATGCTGCTATATAATACGGTAAAGGCTGCAAGGCATATGGCAGGCAAGCAATGA
- a CDS encoding FAD-binding protein: MICYSYDATRIEKLPDALLMPKSPEDIASILKIANSQKIPVIPRGAGSGFAGGSVPAEGGIILSLQRMDRILEVNTKDFYIVAEPGVVTRDIQKAAEAEGLFYPPDPSSVNFCTIGGNISTGAGGARGVKYGTTKDYVMGLEVVLPTGDIIFTGTKAPRSVAGYDLTRLLTGSEGTLGVITKAILRLIPLPEKTATAAAIFTSVNDAIAAVDHIIMSGIRPSVIEFMDNSSISVVRELLPESVREQGEAMIICEVDGPGTQLEEGLHSIEDVCRKSGAVIVSAARTPQDRERLWTARRSVSPALYKINPTKINEDIVVPRSRLCDLMNGVGMIASGNKVQIVSFGHAGDGNLHINVMTDDKNKEEFRRAKKAVHELFELTLSLGGSISGEHGIGMTKAPFLPMEVSDKVIGIMKGIKRTFDPNNILNPGKIWPS; the protein is encoded by the coding sequence ATGATATGTTACTCCTATGACGCAACCCGCATTGAGAAATTGCCTGATGCCCTGTTGATGCCGAAGTCTCCTGAGGATATTGCGTCAATTTTAAAAATTGCGAATAGTCAAAAGATCCCCGTGATACCAAGAGGAGCCGGCAGCGGATTTGCAGGTGGCTCTGTACCTGCAGAAGGCGGGATAATTCTGTCATTACAACGGATGGACAGGATCCTTGAGGTGAACACGAAAGACTTTTATATCGTTGCCGAGCCAGGGGTAGTTACAAGAGATATTCAAAAGGCCGCTGAAGCTGAGGGATTGTTCTATCCGCCTGACCCATCGAGTGTGAATTTCTGCACAATAGGTGGAAATATTTCCACTGGAGCCGGGGGTGCCAGAGGGGTCAAATACGGTACGACCAAGGACTATGTTATGGGGCTTGAAGTAGTCCTGCCCACAGGAGACATCATCTTTACCGGGACAAAGGCGCCCCGCAGTGTGGCCGGATACGACCTCACAAGGCTCCTGACAGGTTCAGAAGGAACACTCGGGGTTATTACAAAGGCGATACTAAGGCTCATACCTTTACCGGAAAAGACGGCTACTGCAGCAGCGATATTTACCTCGGTTAATGATGCCATAGCGGCGGTTGATCATATAATAATGTCTGGTATAAGGCCGTCAGTAATCGAGTTTATGGATAACTCATCAATAAGTGTAGTACGTGAACTCCTTCCGGAATCTGTAAGGGAACAGGGCGAGGCAATGATCATTTGTGAAGTTGACGGCCCGGGGACACAGCTTGAAGAGGGGTTGCACAGTATAGAGGATGTGTGCAGGAAGTCAGGGGCTGTCATTGTTTCTGCCGCACGGACTCCTCAGGACAGGGAGAGGCTCTGGACAGCCCGCAGGTCTGTGTCGCCTGCGCTCTATAAGATAAATCCTACAAAGATCAATGAGGATATTGTAGTCCCCCGCAGCAGACTTTGTGATTTGATGAACGGGGTCGGCATGATTGCATCAGGCAATAAGGTACAGATAGTCTCCTTTGGTCATGCCGGAGACGGCAATCTCCACATCAATGTAATGACAGATGACAAAAATAAAGAGGAGTTCAGGCGTGCCAAAAAGGCGGTACACGAGTTATTTGAGCTTACATTAAGCCTCGGAGGCAGCATTTCCGGAGAGCATGGCATAGGAATGACCAAGGCCCCTTTCCTTCCTATGGAAGTATCCGATAAGGTGATAGGGATCATGAAGGGAATTAAACGTACCTTCGACCCGAACAACATCCTGAACCCTGGTAAGATTTGGCCGTCTTGA